The following proteins are encoded in a genomic region of Neomicrococcus aestuarii:
- a CDS encoding glycosyltransferase family 4 protein: MNLLKNLRVMSSVAASHLADDPVHLGFQIARRVPGKISHPLARLLAQRCTSESSLIGNMSLSILGEDKLVSAHLEQSAGQDLSVRRRLQLADIAVVTKNIGTAERLLSSAPDSARKAISEARLLWFNGRFSEAVERLSDFGGEASRLRERYLSEYRTFRGQGPVMHRFADYRPVSNRVLQVLTNSLPHTGSGYAQRSHSILVSLKNQGWEVAAVTRLGYPLDVGLPNAKPQDVIDGITYYRLIPNSLQTGMDHRLQQFVDELSALVREFRPAVLHTTTHFVNALVVRTVAEAFGIPWVYEVRGQLADTWASADPEHRATSERYRLFVEREAEAARSANAVVTLGKSMQENLMRQDVDPSKIFICPNAVGESFLETPGTMESARTALGLDPSLDYLGTVSSIVPYEGLDVLVDAFARLTPDFPRARLLIVGDGVSLPALKTQVRDLGLEEKVVFTGRVARDLTPTYHQALCLFVVPRKDLDVTRSVTPLKPVEASASSRAIVASDLPALRELVQDGFNGILSEPDSPEALAEAIACGLSDPKLQEELGARGREWVLEDRTWSANARKYSAMYESLGAELR; encoded by the coding sequence ATGAATCTTTTGAAGAACCTGCGGGTCATGTCCAGCGTTGCCGCGTCCCACTTAGCCGATGACCCTGTGCACTTGGGCTTCCAGATTGCTCGGCGCGTTCCAGGGAAGATCAGTCACCCCCTGGCCCGCTTGCTCGCTCAGCGCTGCACTAGCGAGTCATCGCTCATCGGCAACATGTCGCTCTCCATCCTCGGCGAGGACAAGTTGGTTTCTGCGCACCTGGAGCAGTCCGCGGGGCAGGATTTGTCAGTACGACGACGCCTCCAGCTTGCGGATATAGCCGTGGTAACGAAAAACATCGGTACCGCCGAGCGCCTCTTGAGCAGTGCACCGGATAGTGCTCGAAAAGCCATCAGCGAAGCTCGGCTCCTGTGGTTCAACGGCCGGTTCTCGGAAGCTGTTGAACGACTCTCGGATTTCGGGGGAGAAGCGAGTCGTCTGCGCGAACGGTATCTCTCCGAGTACCGCACCTTCCGGGGCCAAGGGCCGGTCATGCATCGCTTCGCTGATTACCGACCTGTCTCCAACCGGGTCCTGCAGGTCCTCACCAATTCGTTGCCGCACACCGGAAGCGGGTACGCGCAACGTTCGCACTCGATCCTGGTATCCCTCAAAAATCAGGGCTGGGAAGTAGCCGCAGTAACTCGCTTGGGTTACCCGCTAGACGTTGGTCTTCCGAACGCCAAGCCACAGGATGTCATCGATGGCATCACCTACTACCGGCTGATCCCCAACTCACTGCAGACCGGGATGGACCACCGGCTCCAGCAGTTCGTCGATGAGCTCAGCGCGTTGGTCCGCGAATTTCGTCCGGCCGTCCTGCACACCACCACGCACTTTGTGAATGCGTTGGTAGTGCGTACGGTGGCGGAGGCCTTCGGGATTCCGTGGGTGTATGAAGTGCGCGGCCAACTGGCGGACACCTGGGCCTCTGCAGATCCGGAGCACCGAGCTACCTCTGAGCGCTACCGACTCTTCGTGGAACGCGAGGCCGAAGCCGCCCGGTCGGCGAATGCTGTGGTGACACTCGGGAAGTCCATGCAGGAGAACCTCATGCGCCAGGATGTGGATCCTTCAAAGATCTTCATTTGCCCGAACGCCGTGGGGGAGAGCTTCCTCGAAACGCCCGGAACCATGGAGAGTGCTCGAACCGCGCTAGGACTAGATCCTTCACTGGATTACCTTGGCACCGTCAGCTCGATTGTCCCGTATGAAGGACTCGATGTTCTGGTAGACGCGTTCGCACGACTGACTCCGGACTTCCCGCGGGCCCGACTTTTGATCGTGGGTGATGGCGTGTCGCTCCCAGCGCTGAAGACCCAAGTGAGAGACCTCGGTCTCGAAGAGAAGGTTGTCTTTACCGGACGAGTGGCTCGAGATCTCACGCCGACCTATCATCAAGCACTATGCTTGTTTGTCGTCCCTCGAAAAGACTTGGATGTGACTCGCAGCGTGACCCCGCTGAAACCAGTGGAGGCATCTGCGAGTAGCCGTGCGATTGTGGCCTCGGATCTTCCAGCGCTTCGCGAGCTTGTTCAGGATGGCTTCAATGGCATTTTGAGCGAGCCGGATTCTCCGGAGGCTTTGGCTGAGGCGATCGCTTGCGGACTGAGTGATCCGAAGCTTCAAGAAGAACTTGGTGCTCGCGGGCGAGAATGGGTGCTCGAGGACCGGACGTGGAGTGCCAATGCACGAAAATACTCCGCGATGTACGAGTCTTTGGGCGCTGAACTTCGATGA
- a CDS encoding glycosyltransferase family 4 protein has protein sequence MRLLLITHSYSPESTAPQRRWSSFIQHFRGKEWNVSVIAPQPDDRHVPRSKQSQRSAVSVKAKLSFTAERGAHGEQILRVPLLALSESRVGRFAGNVLSAGLMIPRAALNAALHAEKPDVVIVTVPALPSLVTGYLISVALHRPLIVDMRDAWPDLAREAQLKQEGLVRLLEFVVHSIQSRAAAIVTVTEGFRDILVHRGMKSVRHIPNGISETRLRELTSVERASYGVEPLERPLHVLYMGNHGESQALELIIDAAKLAAPAVSLRFVGSGTQKDALTEYARGLGVDAEFLPVVFGDEAAAQYEWADTCVVSLRDDWESFKWTIPSKTFELLATGRHITGVVQGEAALLLAKNVNATVVPADPAAVASLWSELRANPARMNTASGDRFGALQSITFESVAQEYVDVVEHVVRTARAGRATILNSKERS, from the coding sequence GGGAAGGAGTGGAACGTTTCGGTCATCGCGCCGCAGCCTGATGACCGTCACGTCCCTCGCAGCAAGCAGTCGCAACGCTCAGCGGTGAGTGTGAAGGCCAAGCTGAGCTTCACAGCCGAGCGTGGCGCGCACGGTGAGCAGATTCTCCGGGTACCGCTTTTGGCGTTATCGGAGTCCCGTGTGGGACGTTTTGCCGGCAACGTACTCAGCGCCGGACTCATGATTCCGCGAGCAGCACTTAATGCGGCGCTCCATGCAGAGAAACCGGACGTCGTGATCGTGACCGTGCCGGCGCTCCCGTCTCTGGTCACCGGATATCTGATTTCAGTAGCGCTGCACCGCCCCCTGATAGTGGATATGCGCGACGCCTGGCCGGATCTGGCTCGGGAAGCGCAACTCAAGCAAGAAGGCTTGGTACGACTTCTCGAATTCGTGGTTCATTCCATCCAATCCCGCGCAGCGGCAATTGTTACCGTCACGGAAGGATTCCGCGACATTCTGGTGCACCGCGGCATGAAGTCCGTGCGCCACATTCCTAACGGCATCTCTGAAACACGGTTGCGCGAACTAACATCAGTGGAGCGAGCCTCTTACGGCGTCGAGCCACTAGAACGTCCGTTGCACGTGTTGTACATGGGAAATCATGGCGAAAGCCAAGCCCTTGAGCTGATCATTGATGCCGCCAAGCTTGCCGCTCCGGCTGTGTCCCTTCGCTTTGTAGGCAGCGGCACCCAGAAGGACGCACTCACCGAGTATGCGCGCGGGTTGGGCGTGGACGCCGAATTCTTACCTGTCGTTTTCGGCGACGAAGCCGCTGCCCAGTACGAATGGGCGGACACGTGCGTGGTGTCTTTGCGCGATGACTGGGAAAGTTTTAAGTGGACCATCCCGTCGAAAACCTTTGAATTGCTGGCCACGGGCCGTCACATCACCGGCGTGGTTCAAGGCGAAGCGGCGCTCTTGCTGGCCAAGAATGTCAACGCCACCGTGGTGCCCGCCGATCCTGCCGCCGTCGCCAGCTTGTGGAGTGAGCTCCGCGCGAACCCCGCCCGCATGAATACGGCAAGCGGCGATCGCTTTGGCGCGCTCCAATCGATCACCTTTGAAAGCGTGGCCCAAGAGTACGTTGACGTGGTGGAACACGTAGTCCGCACCGCGCGCGCCGGCCGCGCCACAATCTTGAACAGCAAGGAACGCTCATGA